One window from the genome of Yamadazyma tenuis chromosome 7, complete sequence encodes:
- a CDS encoding uncharacterized protein (COG:E; EggNog:ENOG503P0BF), with the protein MSTPPAIVFTDWDGTVTLQDSNDYLTENLGFGYPKRRAINDEILNGSLSFRDGFQKMLDSIDTPFPECIEYLKKNIKLDEGFRKFYDYCTSKGIPVVVISSGMKPIIYNLLKSLVGEDAAENIEIYSNEVVIKDDNSWDIVYRDDSSFGHNKALSIKEYLATHKFTNLPPLFYCGDGVSDLSAAKETNLLFAKEGKDLITYCIRENIPYTEFSNFSEILDKLTSIVEGKNLISDYVQNSDSK; encoded by the coding sequence ATGTCTACTCCTCCAGCGATTGTGTTTACAGACTGGGATGGAACTGTCACCCTTCAAGACTCTAACGATTACTTGACCGAGAACCTCGGTTTCGGTTATCCCAAGCGGAGAGCCATCAACgatgaaatcttgaacGGGTCCCTCAGCTTCAGAGACGGATTCCAAAAGATGTTAGATTCCATTGATACGCCCTTCCCAGAGTGTATTGAGtacttgaaaaaaaacatcaagttggacgAAGGATTCCGTAAGTTTTACGACTATTGTACGTCCAAGGGCATCCCCGTGGTGGTTATCTCATCGGGAATGAAGCCAATTATTTATAACTTATTGAAGAGCTTGGTAGGCGAGGATGCAGCTGAGAACATCGAAATTTACTCGAATGAGGTGGTGATCAAAGACGACAACTCCTGGGACATTGTATACAGAGATGACTCAAGTTTTGGCCATAATAAGGCTCTTTCCATCAAAGAGTATTTGGCTACCCACAAATTCACCAACCTACCACCATTATTTTACTGTGGTGACGGAGTTTCTGACTTGTCTGCTGCTAAGGAAACCAACTTGTTATTTGCAAAAGAGGGAAAGGATTTGATCACCTACTGTATCAGAGAAAACATCCCGTACACTGAGTTCAGCAATTTCTCTGAAATTTTAGACAAGTTGACCagtattgttgaaggtaAAAACCTTATTTCCGACTATGTCCAGAACCTGGACCTGAAGTAA
- the SMF1_2 gene encoding Manganese transporter smf1 (EggNog:ENOG503NUWM; COG:P), which yields MLSQTLTNFIPMGGPGLMVAVAYMDPGNYATGTTAGASNRYSLLFIVLASSIMAIFLQSLCIKLGSVTGFDLARCSREYFPKWLNIILWVLAELAIIATDVAEVIGSAIALNILLKIPLPAGVAITIVDVVFVLVAYRADHSSTKFIRYFEMFVAALVLAVTVCFAVELAQLPVDGAEVKAILRGFAPSAQMLEGSGVSIAASIIGATVMVHSLFLGSGLVQPRLREYDVKNGYVNLNTLDEKSETEEDFFYRRYRPSFQSIRYSLKYSIIELTLTLVTFAVFVNSAILVVAGNTLYGTEEAVDADLYTIHRLLSDNLAPTAGTVFMLALLFSGQSAGIVCTIAGQMVSEGHINWTLKPWVRRLVTRGISIVPCFAISVAIGRSGLGTALNVSQLVISLLLPFLTVPLIYFTCKKSIMRIEVPEHTKGAIKDETDGKCYVYFHNNWITTLVLLTIWVFISVINIYAIYDLARNGIM from the exons ATGCTTTCTCAAACATTAACGAACTTCATCCCCATGGGCG GACCTGGGCTTATGGTTGCAGTCGCATATATGGATCCAGGTAATTACGCTACAGGTACCACTGCTGGTGCCTCCAACAGATACTCGTTACTTTTCATAGTGTTGGCGTCCAGTATCATGGCCATTTTCCTCCAGAGTTTGTGCATTAAATTAGGCTCTGTTACAGGATTTGACCTCGCCCGGTGCTCACGAGAATACTTTCCCAAATGGCTTAACATCATCTTGTGGGTCCTCGCTGAACTTGCTATCATCGCCACCGACGTTGCCGAAGTCATAGGACTGGCTATTGCTTTGAATATCTTGCTCAAGATCCCGCTTCCTGCCGGTGTGGCTATTACTATAGTCGATGTGGTGTTCGTATTGGTGGCATACAGAGCTGACCATTCATCCACGAAATTCATCCGCTACTTCGAGATGTTTGTAGCGGCATTAGTATTGGCAGTTACCGTGTGTTTTGCGGTGGAGTTGGCCCAGTTGCCGGTCGACGGGGCTGAGGTCAAGGCAATTCTCAGAGGCTTTGCACCTTCTGCACAAATGCTTGAAGGTTCTGGTGTTTCTATTGCTGCCTCCATCATTGGTGCTACTGTCATGGTCCACTCGCTCTTCTTGGGAAGTGGACTCGTCCAACCCAGGTTGCGGGAATATGACGTTAAAAATGGGTAtgtgaacttgaacacatTAGACGAGAAGTCTGAGACTGAGGAAGACTTCTTCTACCGTCGGTACCGTCCATCGTTCCAGAGTATTAGGTACTCGTTGAAGTATTCGATCATTGAACTCACTCTCACGTTGGTGACGTTTGCGGTGTTTGTGAACCTGGcgattttggtggtggctgGTAACACTTTGTACGGAACGGAAGAAGCAGTTGATGCGGACTTATACACCATCCACCGGTTATTGCTGGACAATTTGGCCCCCACTGCCGGGACTGTGTTTATGTTGGCGTTGCTTTTCAGTGGCCAGAGTGCTGGGATTGTGTGTACTATTGCCGGCCAGATGGTTAGTGAAGGTCATATTAACTGGACCTTAAAGCCATGGGTTCGTCGGTTGGTGACGAGAGGCATCTCCATTGTGCCATGTTTCGCTATTTCCGTCGCTATTGGCCGTCTGGGCTTGGGAACAGCTTTGAATGTGTCACAATTGGTTATTTCTCTATTGTTACCGTTCTTAACTGTGCCATTAATCTACTTCACCTGCAAGAAGAGCATCATGAGAATCGAAGTTCCAGAACATACAAAGGGGGCCATCAAAGACGAAACCGATGGAAAATGTTACGTTTACTTCCACAACAATTGGATCACAAccttggtgttgttgactATCTGGGTGTTCATTTCGGTTATTAACATATATGCCATTTACGACTTGGCCAGAAACGGAATTATGTGA
- the CCT5 gene encoding T-complex protein 1 subunit epsilon (BUSCO:EOG09261HM3; EggNog:ENOG503NVV4; COG:O), with translation MAASMQGMPDMSNAIVAQDEMGRPFIIVRDQGTKQRKHGAEATKSHILAARAVASIVKTSLGPRGLDKILVSQDGEITITNDGATILSQMDLDNEIAKLLVELSKSQDDEIGDGTTGVVVLASALLDQAAELIDKGIHPIKVANGFDEACKIAVAELERTADSIDVSAEATDSNLLKAAKTSLGSKIVSKSHDKFAKMAVEAVLSVADFERKDVDFELIKMEKKVGGAIEDSSLIKGVLLDKDFSHPQMPKHIEDCKIAILTCPFEPPKPKTKHKLDISSVEEFKVLQEYEQKKFQEMIDYVKNAGANVVACQWGFDDEANHLLLANGLNAIRWIGGSELELLAIATNGRIVPRFEDLSPEKLGHAGTIREIEFGTTRDRMLVIEDCSNTKAVTCFIRGSNEMICAEGIRALHDSVCVVRNLIRDNRVVYGGGAAELSCSLAVSDAANQRKGIDQYAFRAFANALDVIPSTLAENSGLDPIEVLSTLKSKQALEKSCRLGVDCLGKGTNDMKELFVIDPLIGKKQQLLLATQLSRMILKINDVIISGKDMY, from the coding sequence ATGGCAGCATCTATGCAAGGCATGCCCGACATGTCCAATGCCATCGTGGCGCAGGATGAAATGGGAAGACCGTTTATTATTGTCAGAGACCAAGGAACTAAGCAAAGGAAGCACGGTGCCGAAGCCACTAAGTCCCACATTTTGGCGGCAAGAGCTGTGGCCTCCATTGTCAAGACGTCTTTAGGTCCAAGAGGGTTGGATAAAATCTTGGTGAGTCAAGACGGAGagatcaccatcaccaacgatGGGGCCACCATCTTGTCACAGATGGATTTGGACAACGAAAttgccaagttgttggtggaattgTCCAAGTCTCAGGACGACGAAATCGGGGATGGAACTACTGGGGTGGTTGTTTTGGCCAGTGCATTATTGGACCAGGCTGCTGAATTGATAGACAAGGGAATCCATCCTATTAAGGTTGCCAACGGGTTCGATGAAGCATGTAAAATTGCTGTGGCAGAATTGGAAAGAACGGCCGATTCGATTGATGTTAGTGCTGAGGCAACCGATTCCAATTTATTGAAGGCCGCTAAGACCTCATTGGGATCCAAGATTGTGTCCAAGTCGCATGATAAATTTGCCAAGATGGCAGTTGAAGCTGTATTATCGGTAGCCGACTTTGAGCGTAAAGATGTTGACTTTGAATTGATTAAGATGGAAAAAAAGGTCGGAGGTGCTATTGAAGATTCTTCCTTGATAAAAGGAGTATTGTTGGACAAGGACTTCTCGCATCCTCAAATGCCCAAACATATCGAGGACTGTAAGATTGCCATCTTAACATGTCCATTTGAGcctccaaaaccaaaaactAAACACAAATTGGACATTTCTTCAGTGGAAGAATTCAAAGTTTTGCAGGAATACGAACAAAAGAAGTTTCAAGAAATGATCGACTATGTGAAGAACGCTGGGGCTAATGTGGTAGCCTGTCAATGGggttttgatgatgaagcaAATCATTTATTGTTGGCAAATGGGCTCAATGCCATCAGATGGATTGGAGGCTCTGAATTGGAATTATTAGCAATCGCTACCAATGGACGTATTGTACCCCGGTTCGAAGATTTGTCACCAGAGAAGCTTGGTCATGCTGGAACGATCAGAGAAATCGAGTTTGGTACTACCAGAGACAGAATGTTGGTGATAGAAGATTGTTCTAACACCAAGGCTGTTACCTGCTTCATCCGTGGGTCCAACGAGATGATATGTGCCGAAGGTATACGGGCCTTGCACGACTCTGTTTGTGTGGTGAGAAACTTGATCAGAGACAACAGAGTCGTCTACGGAGGTGGAGCTGCTGAATTATCGTGTTCTTTGGCAGTCAGTGATGCTGCCAATCAAAGAAAGGGAATTGATCAATATGCGTTCAGAGCCTTTGCCAATGCCTTGGATGTGATTCCCTCAACCTTAGCAGAAAATTCGGGATTGGATCCTATAGAAGTGTTGTCTACGTTAAAATCCAAACAAGCCCTTGAAAAGTCATGCCGGTTGGGTGTTGACTGCTTAGGAAAGGGCACCAACGACATGAAGGAATTATTTGTGATTGACCCATTGATTGGAAAGAAACAACAGCTTTTGCTTGCTACCCAGTTATCTCGGATGATTCTTAAGATCAATGATGTCATCATCAGTGGTAAGGATATGTATTAG
- the TPK2_2 gene encoding cAMP-dependent protein kinase catalytic subunit (COG:T; EggNog:ENOG503NU4K): protein MGHTNLNLLQKLHITKSAATQEVTQEVTVDSLNNVAAMDYYHSQQPHLPQQESHSTQPHGTQAPSMHTPVSVPTPVHVQTAQLPIDRTSEAIKRSLLPQRSTVSKGKYSLGDFHIMRTLGTGSFGRVHLVRSVHNGRYYAIKVLKKQQVIKMKQVEHTNDERRMLKLVEHPFLIRMWGTFQDSKNLFMVMDYIEGGELFSLLRKSQRFPNPVAKFYAAEVTLALEYLHSHDIIYRDLKPENILLDRNGHIKITDFGFAKEVNTVTWTLCGTPDYIAPEVITSKPYNKSVDWWSLGVLIFEMLAGYTPFYDSTPMKTYEKILSGKIHYPSFFTPDVIDLLSSLMTADLTRRLGNLMNGPADIRNHQWFSEVIWEKILAKDIETPYEPPITAGVGDSSLFDHYPEEQLDYGSAGEDPYFQYFTEF, encoded by the coding sequence ATGGGTCATACCAATCTTAATCTATTACAGAAACTTCATATCACTAAGTCTGCTGCCACCCAAGAAGTGACCCAAGAAGTGACCGTTGATTCCTTGAATAACGTCGCCGCAATGGATTATTACCACTCGCAACAACCGCATCTTCCCCAACAAGAATCACATTCCACCCAACCCCATGGTACTCAGGCCCCTTCAATGCACACTCCTGTGAGTGTCCCTACCCCGGTGCATGTCCAGACGGCTCAATTGCCCATCGACCGCACCAGTGAAGCCATCAAAAGATCGTTATTACCACAACGCTCCACCGTGTCGAAGGGGAAGTACTCTCTTGGAGATTTCCATATCATGAGAACTCTTGGAACCGGTTCATTTGGAAGAGTACATCTTGTTCGGTCCGTGCACAATGGCCGGTATTATGCTATtaaggtgttgaaaaaacaACAGGTGATTAAGATGAAGCAGGTGGAACATACAAACGATGAACGAAGAATGTTGAAATTGGTCGAGCATCCGTTCTTGATCAGAATGTGGGGGACCTTCCAGGACTCCAAGAATTTGTTTATGGTGATGGACTATATTGAAGGGGGTGAATTGTTTTCGCTTTTGAGAAAGTCCCAACGGTTTCCAAACCCTGTGGCCAAGTTTTATGCAGCTGAAGTCACGTTAGCGTTGGAGTACTTACACAGCCACGACATAATTTACAGAGATTTGAAGCCAGAAAACATCTTATTGGACAGAAACGGCCACATCAAGATCACTGACTTTGGGTTCGCCAAAGAAGTAAATACGGTTACTTGGACATTGTGTGGAACTCCAGACTATATTGCTCCAGAAGTGATCACCTCCAAACCCTATAACAAGTCTGTAGACTGGTGGTCTTTGGGAGTATTGATTTTCGAAATGTTGGCGGGTTATACTCCATTCTATGATTCAACACCCATGAAGACTTATGAGAAGATTTTGTCAGGAAAGATTCACTACCCCAGTTTTTTCACACCCGACGTCATTGATTTGTTATCTAGTTTGATGACGGCAGATTTAACCCGGAGATTAGGAAACTTGATGAACGGTCCAGCTGATATCAGAAATCACCAATGGTTTTCTGAGGTCATTTGGGAGAAGATTTTGGCTAAAGATATCGAGACTCCTTATGAACCTCCTATCACCGCTGGAGTAGGAGACTCGTCGTTGTTTGATCATTATCCAGAAGAACAGTTGGATTACGGGTCTGCTGGGGAAGATCCATATTTCCAGTACTTTACAGAGTTTTAG
- the RPA12 gene encoding DNA-directed RNA polymerase I core subunit rpa12 (EggNog:ENOG503P2TA; COG:K): MSVVGSLIFCTDCGNLLDKLGAKDTIDCRICSKSYPASKFANLKVVTTSAEDAFPSTLKMNRSSVKTTLKNDDLGEGATIKEKCPKCGHDEMQYHTLQLRSADEGATVFYTCTSCGYKFRTNN, translated from the coding sequence ATGTCAGTGGTAGGATCTCTTATATTTTGCACAGACTGTGGTAACTTGTTGGACAAACTCGGGGCCAAGGATACTATAGATTGCCGGATTTGCTCCAAATCGTATCCTGCCTCCAAGTTTGCTAACTTAAAAGTGGTAACCACGTCTGCAGAAGATGCTTTTCCATCAACCTTAAAGATGAATCGATCATCTGTTAAAACCACGTTGAaaaatgatgatttggGTGAAGGGGCCACCATCAAAGAGAAGTGTCCAAAGTGTGGACACGACGAAATGCAATACCACACTTTACAATTAAGATCTGCTGATGAAGGTGCTACTGTGTTTTACACTTGTACCAGCTGTGGATACAAATTCAGAACCAACAATTAA
- a CDS encoding uncharacterized protein (EggNog:ENOG503NY57; COG:S) has translation MSSNTFWNEGPNPDWVPGQGATDDEWKNHKKIAIDPFESGRTRLHNYRLLSSAITPRPIGFISTITPEGVPNLAPFSYFNVICADPPLFSVSFSGDRNKDSLNGILHSGELTINVISEWFVDAANATAVAAPPDADEWVLSGLTPSPSEKVKPAHVAESGFSVEAKLVDSKTYYSRDKPGVVSGVVVTVEAVNFHVREDLLEDEEKMFVDTGKLKPIGRLGKNSYTSVNNGYNLKVYNYEKDFPDV, from the coding sequence ATGAGCAGCAACACTTTTTGGAACGAAGGCCCTAACCCTGACTGGGTGCCTGGCCAAGGAGCCACCGACGATGAGTGGAAGAACCACAAAAAGATTGCCATCGACCCGTTTGAGTCTGGCAGAACTCGGTTACACAATTACcgtcttcttctgtcaGCCATCACCCCTAGACCAATTGGCTTTATTAGTACGATCACACCTGAAGGGGTCCCCAATTTGGCCCCTTTTTCCTACTTCAACGTCATCTGTGCCGACCCTCCGTTATTCTCGGTTTCGTTCTCGGGTGATAGAAACAAAGACTCATTGAACGGGATTCTTCACAGTGGAGAGTTGACTATTAATGTGATCTCGGAGTGGTTTGTTGATGCTGCCAATGCTACCGCTGTTGCCGCCCCACCTGATGCTGATGAATGGGTGCTCTCGGGTCTTACGCCTTCTCCATCCGAAAAAGTGAAACCAGCTCATGTGGCTGAATCTGGTTTTTCGGTCGAAGCTAAGCTTGTTGATAGTAAGACCTACTACTCTCGCGACAAGCCGGGGGTGGTTTCAGGAGTGGTGGTAACTGTGGAGGCTGTAAATTTCCATGTTAGAGAAgaccttcttgaagacGAGGAAAAGATGTTTGTCGACACTGGTAAATTGAAGCCTATaggaagacttggaaagaatAGTTATACCTCTGTGAACAACGGGTATAATCTCAAAGTGTACAACTATGAGAAGGATTTCCCTGATGTTTAG
- a CDS encoding uncharacterized protein (COG:E; EggNog:ENOG503P5KS), whose translation MAYVKKTYRDLEVVRGTTLVVPSVSIGNVPQLATDLLIHNLAFERIAHLKDTYLYPFASPVDYATGTSIDGATTGAGISTALEVFYSAKFNLTLLQQRSPIITTFTDKFIKEIITPFVNDNEFAGVLMLDSGDSGLRESIVQGTVETYTNEDLLSKSIESLKLNDSIKSLRDVEYVNSKYIKNLSGSLGTDWLNVLVIYVYEGENFMEANILAQKVVDKLEIKVEEWVKPVSWKGVYGDKPVPVAMEEGIYG comes from the coding sequence ATGGCATACGTGAAAAAGACGTACCGTGATCTCGAGGTAGTGCGTGGAACGACGTTGGTGGTCCCTTCGGTATCCATTGGAAATGTTCCACAACTCGCCACTGACCTTTTAATACACAATTTGGCGTTCGAGCGAATCGCTCACTTGAAGGACACTTACTTGTATCCATTTGCCTCACCGGTAGATTATGCTACTGGTACTTCCATTGATGGTGCTACCACCGGTGCAGGTATCTCTACGGCATTGGAGGTATTTTACAGTgccaaattcaacttgacattGCTCCAGCAAAGATCCCCCATCATTACCACCTTTACTGACAAGTTCATtaaagaaatcatcactCCATTCGTGAACGATAACGAGTTTGCTGGTGTACTCATGTTGGATTCGGGTGACTCCGGACTTAGGGAAAGTATTGTTCAGGGTACGGTGGAAACATACACCAACGAAGATCTTTTAAGCAAATCGATTGAGTCGTTGAAGCTCAATGACCTGATTAAATCGCTCCGAGACGTTGAGTATGTGAACTCCAAATACATCAAGAATCTCAGTGGCTCTCTCGGGACTGACTGGTTGAATGTGCTTGTGATTTATGTTTATGAGGGGGAAAACTTCATGGAAGCCAATATTCTTGCTCAAAAAGTGGTGGATAAATTAGAAATTAAGGTGGAGGAGTGGGTTAAGCCTGTTAGTTGGAAAGGTGTTTACGGGGATAAGCCGGTGCCAGTGGCCATGGAAGAAGGAATATACGGCTAA
- the DQD1 gene encoding 3-dehydroquinate dehydratase 1 (3-dehydroquinase 1) (Type II DHQase 1) (COG:H; EggNog:ENOG503P36E), with protein sequence MVNKVLLINGPNLNLLGTREPEKYGTTSLTDIENAAVKQAQDKSDGSQVLVYQNNTEGFIIDRIQQARLEGVGFIVINAGAYTHTSVGIRDALLATAIPFIEVHITNIHQREPFRHHSYLSDKAIAVVAGLGVYGYTASIAYALNYQNQ encoded by the coding sequence ATGGTGAACAAAGTATTATTAATCAATGGGCCCAATTTAAACCTCTTGGGTACCAGGGAACCCGAAAAATATGGTACTACGTCGTTGACAGATATTGAGAACGCAGCGGTAAAGCAAGCACAAGATAAATCTGATGGCTCTCAAGTACTTGTCTACCAAAACAACACCGAGGGTTTCATCATAGATCGCATCCAACAAGCCCGTCTAGAAGGAGTCGGATTTATTGTTATCAATGCTGGAGCCTATACCCATACTTCTGTTGGAATTCGAGATGCTTTGTTGGCTACAGCCATTCCATTTATCGAGGTtcacatcaccaacatccACCAAAGAGAGCCTTTCAGACACCATTCTTACTTGAGTGATAAGGCCATAGCAGTGGTGGCAGGGTTGGGTGTGTACGGCTACACTGCTTCCATTGCCTATGCATTGAATTATCAAAACCAGTGA
- the RPB9 gene encoding DNA-directed RNA polymerase II core subunit rpb9 (COG:K; BUSCO:EOG092654O3; EggNog:ENOG503P5CS): MASFRFCAECNNMLYPREDRDNSRLLYSCRNCDYTELAENPKVYRHELITNIGETAGVVEDIGSDPTLPRSDKECPHCNHRDCVFFQSQQKRKDTSMLLFYVCLNCKKVFGV; the protein is encoded by the coding sequence ATGGCTTCGTTTAGATTCTGTGCTGAGTGCAATAATATGTTGTATCCTCGTGAAGACAGAGACAACCTGCGGCTATTATACTCATGCAGGAACTGTGACTATACTGAGTTGGCCGAAAACCCCAAGGTATACCGTCATGAGTTGATTACCAATATCGGAGAAACTGCAGGAGTGGTGGAAGATATTGGTAGTGATCCAACATTGCCACGAAGTGATAAGGAGTGTCCTCATTGTAATCATCGAGACTGTGTGTTCTTCCAGTCTCAAcagaaaagaaaagatacgtcgatgttgttgttctaTGTGTGTTTGAACTGTAAAAAAGTGTTTGGGGTCTAA
- the MNP1 gene encoding mitochondrial 54S ribosomal protein bL12m (EggNog:ENOG503P1TG; BUSCO:EOG09265HPJ; COG:J) has protein sequence MLRQFVKPCARLVSRRAVLPVVRFNSTAADAATASPKAAVDPKISAIVDQISTLTLLETSSLIAELKEKLNISDIALPAAGAAAPAAAPVEEEVKEAPEEKTIFSIKLESFDPKSKPKVIKEVKSLLGLSLVESKKFVESAPKVLKDNVAKEDAEKIKATLEGVGAKVTLD, from the coding sequence ATGTTGCGTCAGTTCGTGAAACCTTGTGCTAGACTTGTTAGTCGCAGAGCAGTCCTCCCAGTGGTAAGGTTTAACTCCACCGCTGCCGATGCTGCTACCGCCTCTCCAAAGGCTGCCGTGGACCCCAAGATCTCTGCCATAGTGGACCAGATCTCAACTTTGACCTTATTGGAAACCTCTTCCTTAATCGCcgaattgaaggaaaagttgaacattTCCGACATTGCATTACCTGCTGCTGGTGCCGCTGCTCCCGCAGCTGCtcctgttgaagaagaagtcaaagaaGCTCCTGAAGAGAAGACTATTTTCTCGATAAAGTTGGAATCGTTTGACCCTAAATCTAAACCAAAGGTTATCAAAGAAGTGAAGAGCTTGTTAGGATTATCCTTGGTGGaatccaagaagtttgttGAGTCTGCTCCTAAGGTATTGAAAGATAACGTGGCTAAAGAAGATGCCGAAAAGATCAAGGCTACTTTGGAAGGTGTAGGTGCTAAGGTGACTTTGGATTAA
- the LIA1 gene encoding deoxyhypusine hydroxylase (COG:C; EggNog:ENOG503NW2E; BUSCO:EOG09263JZO) → MSQDEIDIDNASLEQLRDILCNVNGKELLANRFRALFNLKCIGAESTNTEEAEKAITYIADCFQDESELLKHEVAYVLGQTHRLVAAPPLRQVLKDNNQQIMVRHEAAEALGALGDKDSLALLQDYYKNDPSLEIRQTCELAIERIKWEQSEESKTENIEKSLYTSIDPAPPMPSDVESKVEKLQRILNDQDTPLFERYRAMFRLRDLGTDEACLALASGFDDPSALFKHEIAYVFGQICNPVTVPALITVLKRETEAGMVRHEAAEALGAIGTDECTRVLESFLHDDERVVRESAIVALDMVEP, encoded by the coding sequence ATGTCCCAAGACGAAATCGACATTGACAATGCTAGTTTAGAGCAATTAAGAGACATTTTGTGTAATGTCAACGGTAAAGAACTCCTTGCCAACCGTTTCAGAGCCTTGTTTAACTTGAAGTGTATTGGGGCTgaatccacaaataccGAAGAAGCGGAAAAGGCCATTACGTACATTGCGGATTGTTTCCAAGACGAATCTGAATTGTTAAAACACGAGGTTGCCTATGTGTTGGGACAAACCCACAGACTTGTGGCTGCTCCACCTTTGAGACAAGTTTTGAAAGACAATAACCAGCAGATTATGGTGAGACACGAAGCTGCCGAAGCTTTGGGCGCTTTGGGAGACAAGGATTCGTTGGCGTTATTGCAAGACTATTACAAGAACGACCCATCGCTTGAAATCAGACAAACCTGTGAGTTGGCTATCGAGAGAATCAAATGGGAACAATCTGAAGAGTCCAAGACAGAAAACATTGAGAAGTCGTTGTACACTTCTATTGACCCAGCTCCTCCTATGCCTAGCGATGTGGAGTCGAAGGTGGAGAAGTTGCAACGGATTTTGAACGACCAGGATACTCCATTATTTGAGAGATACAGAGCCATGTTCAGATTAAGAGACTTGGGAACCGACGAAGCATGTCTTGCTTTGGCTTCTGGATTTGACGATCCATCTGCCTTATTTAAGCACGAAATCGCCTATGTTTTTGGTCAGATTTGCAACCCGGTGACGGTTCCTGCTTTGATTACCGTGTTGAAAAGAGAAACTGAAGCTGGAATGGTTAGACACGAGGCTGCTGAAGCCTTGGGAGCTATTGGTACTGACGAGTGTACGCGAGTGTTGGAGTCATTCTTACATGACGATGAGAGAGTGGTGAGGGAGTCAGCTATTGTTGCTTTGGATATGGTTGAACCTTGA